In Primulina huaijiensis isolate GDHJ02 chromosome 4, ASM1229523v2, whole genome shotgun sequence, the DNA window TAaaggtgattttttttaaggaCAAATTTTGGTTTCGAATCCGAGAAAGCCATATTCtacaattttttgaataaagtGTGGAAAGAggagtttttgaaaataaaaatggtaGAGACAAAGAGGGAGCAtcaacattatattatattctaaGCTTTATACTGGGCTCCTCAAaatctaaattattttttgtctTTGCTATATGATTAACCTTAAAGgtaacaattattattaaacaatcaatatttatttatttagtaattatttttttttattaaatatgagtaagtcttttgtacatttatattttacataaaaagaTAATATCTTAGATAATATCTTTTTATAGATAAGATCGGATAAGatatatatctcacaaaattaattggagataatttttatgattaaatattattatgatcaagaattaattaaatcaaatttgcctaaaaatatgaaatgagaATATGTTAATATTTAAATTCGAATAATCTCGACAACAACATAagataaaaagataaataatatatagtcTATTTAGTTGAATTTGAAGCAGCCATTATGAAAGGAAAGTGGATTCCTAGTTGGTCTACAAGAACTCATGGAATATTCTCttatcagatttttttttaaaagaaaaaaaaaaaaaaaaccaccttAACATTACACCTGACCGTTGGATGAAGCTAATCCAGCGGCTGAtttgaacaataatttaaaaattatagaacAATTTTGAACGAAGTAATATTCCACTGGAATCTGATTGTTACATGACGCAGCCCACCTGGATTCCCTTCCAACCCTATAAATACCCCTATCCGCTACGAATCTCCATGTGTATCAAATCCTATGTATTTACATATAGAAAAGGAAAATCTTTTCTCTGTCAAACGATGGCCGGAATCTTGGTGGTTTTCGACTTCGACAAGACGATCATCGAGACGGACAGCGATAATTGGGTGGTGGACGAACTTGGCGCCACCGATTTGTTCGATCAGCTTCTGCCCACCATGCCTTGGAATTCACTCATGGTACGTATGTATACCTACGTACGTACGTGTTAAGTTTCAAGTTTTTTTACTGGGTATTtgcatattaattaattcatatgGAGAGGCTGGCTGCATATATTCTTatattttctctctttttttattttacaaaatacaGGATTGGATGATGATAGAGCTTAACGCACGAGGAAAAACCATTGAAGACATCAAACAAGTGCTGAGGACGGTTTCAATACATCCTAGGATAGTCCCTGCAATCAAAACTGCTCATGCTTTGGGTATGTATTTATGATAATATGCATGATTCTAATGATACATGCATACTCTATATATCAAATACGGTCATCGAAAGTTTCCTGAgttctgatttatgttttggtaAATTATTAGGTGTGATCTGAGGATAGTGAGTGATGCGAACAACTTCTTCATCGAGACGATTCTTGATCACCTCGGAATAAAGGATTGCTTCTCTGAGATCAACACGAACCCGAGCCACCGGGACAATGAAGGGAGGTTGAGGATTTCTCCGTACGTTGATTTCAAGTCGTCTCTCCATGGTTGCAATAATCCTTGCCCTCCAAACATGTGcaaggtatatatatatatatatggtataTCTATGCACGTCTCTttgaatatatttattgtttgaaCCTGTCCTGAATCTGATCTTGCGTTTGTTTAATAACGAAAGGGTATGATTATCGAAACGATCAAATGCTCTGTAGCCAAAGAAGGGAAGAAAAGGATGATATATCTTGGTGACGGGATCGGCGATTTCTGCCCGAGTTTGAAGCTGGAGGAAGGGGACTTTATGATGCCAAGAAAGAATTTCCCGGCGTGGGATTTGATACGCGAAAATCAGGGACGCGTCAAAGCAGAAATCCATGAATGGGTGGATGGAGGAGAGCTAGAAAGTATTCTACTAAAACTTATAGAAAAAATCACGATTCAAGAAAGCTCGGTTCAATCTTTGATGGTGGGCAGTAAGTTCGGCAGCATTCCAATGGCAGCACATGAGAGCAGCCCACACGTTCTTCGAGTATAATGATTATTATCGAAGAATGATAAATTTCATTGTTCTTTTTGAATCTTTCTTTCAGCTTCATCAAATGAAAATGTATTACATCATTAGTGATCATGCATCGTTGTATTATACCTCTTCACAATCGTCAGAGTATTATTACCTTCTTCTTTGATCGTATGGTTTTCTTTGTGACCTTCTGTTTTC includes these proteins:
- the LOC140974839 gene encoding inorganic pyrophosphatase 2-like; translation: MCIKSYVFTYRKGKSFLCQTMAGILVVFDFDKTIIETDSDNWVVDELGATDLFDQLLPTMPWNSLMDWMMIELNARGKTIEDIKQVLRTVSIHPRIVPAIKTAHALGMCDLRIVSDANNFFIETILDHLGIKDCFSEINTNPSHRDNEGRLRISPYVDFKSSLHGCNNPCPPNMCKGMIIETIKCSVAKEGKKRMIYLGDGIGDFCPSLKLEEGDFMMPRKNFPAWDLIRENQGRVKAEIHEWVDGGELESILLKLIEKITIQESSVQSLMVGSKFGSIPMAAHESSPHVLRV